CACAAGGCAAACTTCCAcatgggagggtggaggagatCGCGACAGTCTCTGATTGTTCAGATGCGACACGCTGCTTGCAGACAGTGATATGTGCTGAAGTTTTCTCGTGGGCAGAAATATGTTGGATGTCATCACAGGGACCTGGACACTGGGCTTTTCTTCAATCTAAGGATTGCGTTAGTCTGGGGTTTAGCTTCAAGTGGTCTGTCGCCTCCAATTTGTGTCACAAACTGTGAGTCCTGTCTGCCATTGGGAAGCAAGGGCACCATCTCTATCTTACAGAATTGATCTGGATCATGTTGATCTGAAGGGGCAAAAACAGGAATAACTGTTTTGATACTTCATAAAGTAAGTCATGTAGTATCTCATCACAGCTATTACTgacagagtgagagtgtgtgGATGGTGCTCCATGGAGATGTACTACTGTACCTGTGTGCTCCTCAGAGTCGGCCCATGGGGTTGGATGTGTCGGTGAGGCCGGGGTGGACCCCATGGTGGGCCTGCTGGTCCCCAGAGATCCCATGGCCAGAcaccttctcctcttccctcctcttaaGGCAGGCTGCTTTGGGGTTCAGATTCCGCTCTGCGTGTATAGAAACAGATTAACGTGTGTCATTACTCTTCATTAGCGGTGTTATAACTCTTCATAAGAGGTGTAATAACTCTTGTGCGTTACATGTGAGAGTGTAGGAATGCTGACCTCTGACTTGTTGCTCCAGGCTCAGTATGACGGCCACAGCCTGGTGCAGGATGAGCAGCTTGGTCTGGGGCTTCTCGCTCTTCAGGTGCAGCTGAACCATGCGGCCCAGCTCCTTGAAAGCCTCATTGATGTCTCGCACCCTCAGGCGTTCGCGGGCGTTGTTGGCCATCCTCCTCTCGCGCTCCCGCTCAGCCTTCTGCTCTGGGTTCAGGTTGTCATCATCCTCATTGATGCtgctgcagagggagagaggcccaGAGGCGCAACAGTAAGACTGAGGCTGATTGTTTTTGGCTATTCACATGATTGGGCTCCAGGGAGATTTAGGGACATTCTAAAATGGAATGTTTTAGACAGAAGGTCAGAAAGATTCATGTTTGTGGTTATTAGGTTCATTTGCCTTGTCCTTGTGCCTCCTCTGGGAGTCTTGATGTCTCTCTTGTCGCTTTCGTCTCCAGAGCCGAGGTCGTCGGAGGAGTGGCCATCATGCATGTCGTCTCTGTCCTGGTTCTCTACCTTCAGCTCCAGGGCTGCAGCCACCTGACCAGCCAGACCTGCAGCCAGACCTGCAACACGCAGACATAAAGGTAGAGAGTCAGTTCAAATGGAATCTCCAATCATTtacagacaacagacatttcACATGTAGTTATTTTCGTTGTGTAGTGCAGAGATGAGATGGTCATGGGTAAAGTTGGGAGTGTGTCATGTCATACCTCTGAAGGTTTCCACTTGGTGGTTGAGTTCAGCGGTGGACATGCTGGACATGTTGGACATGGAGCCCACGCTGGGCGGCCCTCCGTGACTGTTGATCAAACTGCCAGCCTCATCCCGGTGAGAACCACCctgtcagaacacagagagagagagagagagagagacagtacatgTTCAGCTGTAGGGGAGGGTTCTGGTCTGAATGAGCCTGGAAAGGAAGGAACGATGTCTATTCAACCAGAGAGAATACTTTTATGACTCAGATATCTCACActtgaaaagcagagagagatagaaagagaactTTGTTGTTCAACTTCACTTTAGACTGACCTTCACAAATGGAATGCTGTTGCTGTCTGTTCAAAAAAGAAATAACAACCTCCCAGAGCCTGGCTCAGAGCTTTGAGGGAGATTTTGTAGTCTACAAGCCGATGATGAGAACCTTGGTGGAAAACTGTCCATTGAAAACACTTGTAAAAACGCATGTTTGGCTTGGATTTCACAACAGGTTTTTCTAAACACTTGTCATGACAAATTGAACACAATGCCTGACCTTTCTGGTGAGCTAAACAATCATATTTCCTCATATTAAAAGCAGGATATACAGGTGGAGCTGCAGTACAGGAGTCCGTTTATGAGAACTAATGATGGTTCCCAAGTCCCTCGGTTCTGACACTGGGGGGTGCTTTGGTGCTGTACTTCACCATAACAAAATGCATAATTCATATTCAGGATAAGGGAAACACAAACATACATTTGCATTGCTGTATAATCTCTTCATAATAACGAATGCAGTGATGTGATGGTAAAcctatcctcttctctcttttctttctgaTTGCTTTTCTCTCTTGGGTTAGCCATGGTCATGTTCCGAGGGTTCTTCTTCCTCTTCTAGATATATCTTTCTCTGATCTATTTGGAAGCAATATAAGGCAAAACCCACTCCAAAGACATACCATTTCCTTATTTTCCCTCCATATTGCTTGTGAAACAGGTTCCTCCCATCATGCTGCATCACCATGCTCGCTGGAGTTTACCACATGTTCCCCACTCAGCTATCTGGTTCTCTTCTGGGAActaagggaggaggagaggaaaccagTACGGGGGCGGGGGGTGTATCTTCCATTTTTCTTATGGAATGTGATCCCAAGTCACTGTTGGCCTCTGTTAACCCACTGCCCCcaaaccctccccctcctcctcactacGCTAATCTCTGCAGCGCTCTCAACAGGTGTCCAAACAAGTCTTtgtctggaggaggaggaggaggaggaggggcgcgGGGGTGCTGGCGAGGGAAGAACGCTGCCATTTTCCTGGCTGGGCCTGATTACCATACAGCTGAGGACCTCTATTTGGGTGGAGACTGGCCTCAGGCGCGCGCTTCCTACCATTCAGATTTGTTGAGTTGGTTAAAAAGAGGCAGTGAACGAGTGAAAAGGGCTGTCCTGAGTAAACGGCTGTGGCTGTGCCATGCTGAGGTGGCTGAGCTCTGTCTGAGCAGCAGTCTGAGgggaccctctctctctaccacataGGAAGCTCTGTGTTCATGCAGACACAGCCAGTCCTCTTTTAGTCTCACAGCTCACCAACATCATCACTATAGTCCCTTAACACTCTGTAACGAGCACACCAAACTGAACTGCACCATGGGAGAAGcactaaaaaatattttttagtcACAGACCAGTAAATACTATCCTGAGAGTTCCAAGGACCACAACACCAATATCAAAATGGCCATGACTGAAAACACATGGTGCGCTGGGACATTTTCTTCCTTCTACAGAGAGTAACAAACCAGAAATACTAGTCCCTGTATTTAAATTATTCTGGGCAAAAGGGACACAGGCTGCAAGCTTGCATGCTGTGAAGGCTGTGAAAGGCTGTAAACTTGTCTGTAAAATGGCACTGGTTTTAGTTTTGGCAGTACAGATACAGGAGCACCAACTCCAATAAATGAACAGTCAGGGGAGAAGTAGTACGGCAGAAACACAGAACACATCCAAACCTTGTCCACTTGAAATTTGGATATGATTGTTACCACAGACCAGGGATCAAATGCCTCCCAATTTTCTTGTGGGTTTGTTGGCCCGATTACCATGTGAGTAATGCAAGGACTAGTCTCACAGATGCTACTCCACAGCAAGAATGTTTACTAATCAGCCAGTGGTAGGGGGACAGGTTCCTGTGAGGAGCTGGGACTGAGGCTGAGGTCTGGACAGTAAATGATGAGGTAAGGAAATGTTGAGCATGTTTCAGTCGTCggcatcctcccctcctccatcacatCCCCTGAATGCCTCCATCCATTTTCTTAGAAAAGGGAGTTTAATCCAAGAGGATCTTAATCCAACCCTCCACCCACATACGCCAGGACTGATTCAGAAAATTCAGGAAAAATATGGCCTAAATTATTTCCCATCACCTAGGGATTAGTGTAGAACTGTCTCCCTCTGTTGAAACTTCCACTACAGATGTGCTCAAATCCCTCTCCTCTCCGAAATGAAATAGTTCAGATGGAGGATGGGCAAACACATTATGCTCTGCACCGAGACCTGCATCCCCCCGTTCCCCAGGAGCCGCCTCATAGGAGTGCAACTGACAAACACTTTCCAGACCAAAGCAGAACTTCACTCCGTTTTGCCTGGTTTTCTCATTCAAACCTGTATATGAGCTCTTTCTTAAGGAGAGTAAGCCTTCAGGCCAACCATTACACATATGGAAAGTATGTGAGTTTAAATTAAACTGCTCTCTGTGGAAAAAGGCAGCATTTCTGCACATGGCTGTGGACTCATTCTGAACAGGTGGCCACGGCTTGTTTATTAGCCTATTTGGAGAAACGCAATGCAAAAGCACATATGCCTCTCCTCAGTCGAAAAAACAGACTTTCTTTTAAGTATTCAAAGTCAATTCTTAAGTTGcaaaaaacatgaaacataatatcCTTAACATCTAAAACACTCAAGATATTTTTCTTCTGCAAAGTTAATTCATACCATTGCTGCTGTCCGACTAGCAACCAATCCGGCGGCAGGGAAGTTTGCTCCGAGGGTTGCAATTGGCCCGTTCTGTCCCAGCAGGCTGTGTATgtcgctgggcagactggtggtGGAGCCCACGGCATGGTTCCGCAGGACGAGGATGGCATCATCCAGTCTGTCCAGGCGATCCTCCATCCGAGACTGGGAGGAccgagagagaagaggggaggggagagaagaacaggagagaggacagagcagttTACTATAAGCACATTAGGACAAAAAAATGGAGGACATTGTGATTTTATGGCGTGATCTTGGAGTGAAAAAACACCACAGGGATAATAAAAGCATAAAAGAAAGACACTCAAAAACAGATGAAGATAAGCCATTTCAACCTGAGGAGGGGCACAAGGGATGCATGTGTTCATAACAGACAAGCATCCTCATTTGTATCTATAGAAACTGATAAACGGGCTGGCACACCACTCATTTGGAGCACCATGACTATTCATTTGGTATTAAAGCATCTTATGCTCCTAAGCTGATTACTGCAAGCTGAAATGTCAAAATAGAAATAATAAACAACAATAAAAAGCATGGCAACAAAACATTTTAAACTCCAATTAAATGGAACGGAACGGTGGCCAAGCTggtgaaagaaagaaaaacaactAAGGATGTGAAAAGGTGTCAAACACTGATGGGTAAAGTCTCCATCTAAAGGACAGGAGTACCTCGCATACATCCTTTAAGAATGACATGGCATCCTGGAGATGCTCATGAAGCTGCTGATGGACTCGAGTTTTCTGCCAAAATCAGATAGAACAGGAAAGCATTTGAGCACAAATAAACAGTAGTGGAAGAGCCAGAGATAGTGTCGACTGAGATAGAGGGACGGAGAAAGTGTAGACTGAGATAGAAGAACAGAGATTGTGTACTCTGAGATAGAAGGACAGAGATTGTGTAGACTGAGATAGAAGGACAGAGATTGTGTAGACTGAGATAGAGGGACGGAGAAAGTGTAGACTGAGATAGAAGGACAGAGATTGTGTAGACTGAGATAGAAGGACAGAGATTGTGTAGACTGAGATAGAAGGACAGAGATTGTGTAGACTGAGATAGAAGGACAGAGATTGTGTAGACTGAGATAGAAGGACAGAGATTGTGTAGACTGAGATAGAAGGACAGAGATTGTATAGACCAGTGGCTCCCAAACTTTTGGGGAACTCTGTCCGGTTTTCAACTTACTCTTGAAATGtcgaaattgggtagtgcatcgTCAGTATTTAttttgtcatgtcagtcattgcataccttagagagctttttataacttgtcagaaatgtccagatcaactagcccatgtcagatAACGTTCTTTAGCTAGTAAGTTgaaaacgtgttaaccctcgcaaggctgcaggcccagacggcatccccagccgcgccctcagagcatgcgcagaccagctggccggtgtgtttacggacatattcaatcaatccctataccagtctgctgttcccacatgcttcaagagggccaccattgttcctgttcccaagaaagctaaggtaactgagcgaaacgtagcactcacttccgtcatcatgaagtgctttgagagactagtcaaggaccatatcacctccaccctacctgacaccctagacccactccaatttgcttaccgcccaaataggtccacagacgatgcaatctcaaccacactgcacactgccctaacccatctggacaagaggaatacctatgtgagaatgctgttcatcgacaacagctcggcattcaacaccatagtaccctccaagctcgtcatcaagctcgagaccctgggtctcgaccccgccctgtgcaactgggtactggacttcctgacgggccgcccccaggtggtgagggtaggcaacaacatctcctccccgctgatcctcaacacgggggccccacaagggtgcgttctgagccctctcctgtactccctgttcacccacgactgcgtggccacgcatgcctccaactcaatcatcaagtttgtggacgacacaacagtggtaggcttgattaccaacaacgacgagacggcctacagggaggaggtgagggccctcggagtgtggtgtcaggaaaataacctcacactcaacgtcaataaaactaaggagatgattgtggacttcaggaaacagcagagggaacacccccctatccacatcgatggaacagtagtggagagggtagcaatttttaagttcctcggcatacacatcacagacaaactgaattggtccactcacacagacagcatcgtgaagaaggcacagcagcgcctcttcaacctcaggaggctgaagaaatttggcttgtcaccaaaagcactcaaacttctacagatgcacaatcgagagcatcgtggcgggctgtatcaccgtctggtacggcaactgctccgccctcaaccgtaaggctctccagagggtagtgaggtctgcacaacgcatcaccgggggcaaactacctgccctccaggacacctacaccacccgatgatacaggaaggccataaagatcatcaaggacatcaaccacccgagccactgcctgttcaccccgctatcatccagaaggcgaggtcagtacaggtgcatcaaagctgggaccgagagactgaaaaacagcttctatctcaaggccatcagactgttaaacagccaccactaacattgagtggctgctgccaacatactgacattgacactgactcaactccagccactttaataaggggaattgatgggaaatgatgtaaatatatcactagccactttaaacaatactaccttatataatgttacttaccctacattattcatctcatatgcatacgtatatactgtactctatatcatcgactgcatccttatataatacatgtatcactagccactttaactatgccactttgtttacatactcatctcatatgtatatactgtactcgataccatctactgtatcttgcctatgctgccctgtaccatcactcattcatatatccttatgtacatattcttttccccttacactgtgtataagacagtagttttggaattgttagttagattacttgttggttattactgcattgtcggaactagaagcacaagcatttcgctacactcgcattaacatctgctaaccatgtgtatgtgacaaataaaatttgatttgatttgatttttttgcCCATGTTcgagtcactcaaatatcacacgaatacacattagacatggtagaatgtatagaattgcaagacaatttgctttaaaactgcaaaaatgttCTCTGCACCCTATTAGAAAATGTGATGAATAGCAGGAAATAACATTTTGTAGGTTTAAAACGTATTTCCACAAACAAGAGGGTGTGAACAGTGCTTGTGCACATAGAAATAGACATGGCATGCACGCGCGTACGCAGGGGGGGGGTGCgcgggatgttccccaatgctggagtttgggaacccctggtgTAGACTGAGATAAAAGGACAGAGATAGTGTAGACTGagatagaaagacagaaagaggagagtcagacagagacagatatatgGTAACTAATCATTGTGTCAGGCAGCATCAAAACTGTGGTCCTGTGTAGATAATAACTCCTGACCCCTCGTCCTCTCCTCCCACACGTCCCATCCCTCCCACACATTCGCAGTTCACACTGATCATAGATTTGGTCGCTTCACAAAAATCCCATTGTAGGTGGCATTCAAATATAGTGGGTAAATATTTATCCCCACAGCCGATGGTGTGAATGTGTGATGTGGGCGTCAGGCGGCGTGGGGTGAAAACGGATCCCAAGTCGTGTTTCTGGTCCGCAGGCAGCTAGAGCTGGAATCCTGGAGCAGTGGTGGTTCAGTCAACGCAACAGCTGCCAGGTTCCCCAGCCCCCATAACACCAGCCCCCCCAACCCCACGGAGTAGGGGACAGATGGCAGGAGACACGCCCCAAGGGACGGTTATTGTTCAGCAGCACCCCCCCAACGCATTTGTCAGCCAAGAATCTTCATGTAATGCTACCCTGCCCTACGTGAGAGAACCTATCTACTGTGTGCTTGTCCATTAAAATGTGCTCAGGGtgtgggggaagggaggagggggaggcagggagacttACCAGTGAGTGCAGGGAGTTCTCATAGTTGGGGGAGGAGGGGCTCTGTCCGGCTGTACCACGCGACCATTGGTTGTtacctgagagagacagagcgggagaacCACAGTTATCCACCTGACATGGTTGATTCAGACATCCCAACATGGCCAATGATTAGAGACCTGCATCctgctccactctacagggactgactgactgacacactgcaCATCCACATCCTGTCTGGTCTCTTGTTGTTATGCTGTGAGAGGTATTTTCAGCATTGGGGCTCAGCTGCATCATTTCCTGGTGACTGGGCTGCATCCTGCAACATGAGCCAGGTCCGTGGGTGGAAGGCCCCAACATACACCAGCACACTGGGACATGGCCTACATGTACATCCGCTCATTAATGAGCTAATAGCCCAGGGAACAAAGTGAACAGTGATAAGAGGCCCGGCTGGGACCGAGGCTGTCTTCCACTGACAGAGTGATTCTTCCATGTCAAAAGGACTCCCTTACTCCATCCAATGAGCCAGAAAGTTCCAGAAGGCTCTAGCAAGGCTGCACTCATGGGTGCTCCTCTTGTCCGCTGATCTAAGCCCGATGTGATTGGCTTCCAGGGTTCACGACACAAATATCCTCTGACCAATCACATGCCAAGCTGAGGTATAGTGTAACAGTCCAACAGCTCCGTGGCTTGCCAAAACACACAGGCCAAGACAGACTCCGAGACTTGACCTGAATTAACTTTCCATTCTGAGATTCTAGAGACAACCAAGAGACGGCAATAGTCCAAACAAATGGTGGAAACATCTAATTAAGGAATTCCATTCTGTCCCAGACTGGGTGATCTCTAGAGCACATTTGAATTTGACATTAAGCAGAGGGGATCGCAATGTGTGGGAATGGTTATAATCAGTACATGAAATGTGCAATGGCACATACAAAACAAATCAACTCAATTTGATTAGTGTGAAACTAAAATAATCTGCGTACCAAATTGAGGTATCCAATgcaacaaaatatatttttatttgtctcTTTATCTTAGCCAATGTTGTGTGAAATATTCCAACTAACAAACAACAGTGCACCAGGAGGTAATCCATTACACCAAGCCTGTTGTGTGCACATGAGAACAGTTCAAGTCTCCTTAATCGATTGTGACAACGAGGAAACCTCCCAGGTTATTTATACTGGGCTGTGTTAGTGGGCCAGCCCCAGCTATGGGCCCTCACTATACCGCCTGGTCTCCATTACTGTGGCAGGAGGTCAACACTCAGCCCACGTACTCTAGCATACTCTACAGATGGATACATTGTTTAGCttacctctcattctctcatttagGCTGTTTGTCAAAACCAACAGCAGGCCCCAttttctccctgttctcctctcaaATGGTATTTCAGTATTTGAGAGAGAAAGATCGGGAACTGGGAGattgctagctaatgttagtttGTTTCTGACAAACACTAGGATTACATATCCACTTGACCCGGGGAACTGTTTTCATCGATTCATCGTCAGAAGTGTCAACTAAGCATTAGTCGTCTTCTGAAAGAAAGTCTCTCCACGCAAAGGTCCTGGAAAAGCCCGGCTTTAATTAAGAGGCTATTAAAAGTAACTTTGGAACAGGAAATGAGGGAGCCTCTCTGCTCAACCTCAGCATTTCCCTGGCGTGAACCAAACAGGAAGTACTCATAACTAAGCCTCCCTGGGCCTCTGGTCCCCacgtggaggagaggaggaggagaaagctTATTGAACACACCAGCCAGAGTTGAGTTGAGCAGCACCAGGGTGTATATCTGTGCCTGCCTGGTTAGGTTATGAAAGTAGCTAATCCTAATGAACAGATGGAGCAATTTGTGGTTAATCTGAACATCATGCCAAATCATGCCCCAACTGATCTCGAAGTAATGCCCCCTATTCTAATTAACAAACTTCAAACAAATAAATGGATATTAAATCGCAAAACATGAAACAAGAAATTCATTTTCAATCATCCCGGTTGCCCTTTTAagctacattacattacatttttatgGAGGCGTTCTATTAAACTAATGGCAACAGATTTGGAAATGGACTTTTGGGAAGGGTTTTGGACAAAGGCAGATGTTTATTCATATGGAAAGTCATGGATGTGGAGTATTTGTTTTTTGAATTTGTAAATTGAACAGAAACTGTAGATTCACTGAGGATTATTGTAAAGAGAAACTCTGTTTCACATTGTAACAAAAGTTGGTGCCCTTGGTATCATGTTGTATCATTATTTGTATAACAAAACAATCCACACCCAAATAACCACTGTACCTGCTTCACAATCTCCAGGTGACAGGAACTTCACTGATAAAATCTAAATGGCTGTTGGCATTCTATCCCCGTCCTCCCAAGTAGGGCATGCTGCCCTGAGGCCTGGCTGGCTGAGGTGTAAAGAGGGTGCGTGAGGGGTTGACATCCCTCTGTGTGAAGCCAATATAACCCTCCTCATCAGCTGAGTCACTGTCGCTCCACGGGCAGAAAAATGAGGCCCTTTGCAGGCCGGGCCATGGGGAGAACAGCTGTCCACAGACCAGAGGAACAGCTGAGGACGAGGGGGGCATACGTGGAGACAGCTGTCGCCACTACATCACCACAACTGCCCactaaaactctctctctctctctctctctctctctctctctctctctctctctctctctctctctctctctctctctctctctctctctctctctctctctctctctctctctctctctctctctctctctctctctctctctctctctctctctctctctctctctctctctctctctctctctcattaaatGTCCCCTCCATATTGCTCTGCTACTTATAGAAACTGATTATCTGAATTATCTGGTAGAATGAATGCagtgactgagaggagaggatgtcaaACTCTAAGATAGTCTCTTGGGCCCCTTCAGCAACTGAAGAGAGCTGACTCCTTATCACTATGTAGCTGGGGGTTGTCTGGGGAAAACTGCATCATCTGTCGCCATGAGGCAATGTCGTCAAAGTCAGAGACTCTGAAAACCATTGTGAGATAAACATCACTTGCAATGTATAGAGGAAGCAGTGCGAATGCTCTGAGGAAGCAATAACCAACATCTCTCCATGGCATTGGTTTAGGCACTAGTTCAGGCTGGTATATTACTATAGTGCAGTAGATCAGAGTGCAGACTGATGTTCTACCTGCCCTGCCAGAGGGGGTGCCGGTGGTCACCACTGTACCTGCTGAGGCAGCAGCACCTGCTGTGCCAGTCAGGGGCGACGGAGATCCTACAGGGGTGGAGGGGTTGGATGGAAAACTACTGCTGGTGTGGTCAGGTGAGTAaatctgtggagagagaggggagagagagaggggaagagggagaggaacggAGGGGAAAAGAATGAGGGGGAtgacagaaggagggagaaagagaaagatctGTCAGTAAGGCAGAACATGCAGCTCTTTAAAATCACAACCTATCGTTTCCCCATACTTTTTATAGCCTGTGTCACCATCTTTCTGCCGGCGCACGGCCGAAATTGGCTCATCAATTCTGGGGGTTTTCCAACCAGGGAGCCCATAAAAATGTTCAGAGCATACATATGGGCCTTTAACGGTGAGCAGTGGCTTCAGTGAAAGCAACAAAAGAAAAGGGTAGCGCAAACCATATTCACTGCGACACCTGAAGGCTCTGACCAGTCAGGTGTCCTCCTCCAACTCTGATTAGTGTTGTTTTATTTAGATCTCCCCCACTGGCCACAACATAGATCATATCGTACAAATACTGTATCTACAGTAATATGGCTGATACACTATTAGAGGAGAAATTCAAAGTCTTTACTTTGGGGGGGGAAACAGGAACAAAGTGGTTGAAATCCTTTACAGCTAAAGTGGACTAAAATCTGCCCTAAATCCCATTAATATCTTTCTAACATGGTGCTATATAACTCCAGTATAAACCCAGGGTGGAGTGCTAGATAAGGGAGGTGACGAGAGAGGGAATGCCCAGCCATAGACAGGGAGAAATACAAAGGCCAGTATTAATCCCCCAATAGTGATGGAGCGGAGGGGGTTATCCTGAATGATCTGCACCATCGCACCTCTCCATGCTAGACCACGCCCTGAACTGAGCCCCAGTGAAGGGAGAGAACAACTAAAAGTGGAAGATTAGTATACACTCAAATCGGACCAGTTGAGGTGTCATGTATGGACTATAAAAAACAATGTCTCCTCAATGGCAGAAGAGCTCTGTTACCATACCGTAGCATGTACAGACCTTCCACTGTGTTTGTGGGGAATGTAAAGCTTGGGTCAATGAGGTTTTAGGGCGACATGACTAtcatgagagagagcaagagagagagcgaaagagagagcgagaaagagagagagaggatgat
This sequence is a window from Oncorhynchus keta strain PuntledgeMale-10-30-2019 chromosome 14, Oket_V2, whole genome shotgun sequence. Protein-coding genes within it:
- the LOC118378436 gene encoding transcription factor 12-like isoform X1, with protein sequence MNPQQRIAAIGTDKELSDLLDFSAMFSPPVNSGKNRPTTLGSSQFSAPGMDERPSQASSSWAPGGQSSSPSYESSRGLADSPHYGDHMSGSRLVSHEGLSQTPFMNSSLMGKSAERAQFPPYGREPGVSGCQANLRPDIGLVSPGPVTTSVKTASPFYPPFTGANPRRRPLPEPTPIDPLQTKKVRKVPPGLPSSVYAPSPNTEDFNRDSPSYSSPKPPSSMFATTFFDGSHNSSDPWNSSNGINQPSYGGMLGGSSSHMPQSGNYVNMHSHDRLNYPPHSVSPTDIHASLPPMSSFHRSNASTSPFVNPTHTPPVNTTDGVMVAANRGNATGSQQTGDALGKALASIYSPDHTSSSFPSNPSTPVGSPSPLTGTAGAAASAGNNQWSRGTAGQSPSSPNYENSLHSLSRMEDRLDRLDDAILVLRNHAVGSTTSLPSDIHSLLGQNGPIATLGANFPAAGLVASRTAAMGGSHRDEAGSLINSHGGPPSVGSMSNMSSMSTAELNHQVETFRGLAAGLAGQVAAALELKVENQDRDDMHDGHSSDDLGSGDESDKRDIKTPRGGTRTSSINEDDDNLNPEQKAERERERRMANNARERLRVRDINEAFKELGRMVQLHLKSEKPQTKLLILHQAVAVILSLEQQVRERNLNPKAACLKRREEEKVSGHGISGDQQAHHGVHPGLTDTSNPMGRL
- the LOC118378436 gene encoding transcription factor 12-like isoform X2; the protein is MYCAYPVPGMGSNSLMYYYNGKSVYAPSPNTEDFNRDSPSYSSPKPPSSMFATTFFDGSHNSSDPWNSSNGINQPSYGGMLGGSSSHMPQSGNYVNMHSHDRLNYPPHSVSPTDIHASLPPMSSFHRSNASTSPFVNPTHTPPVNTTDGVMVAANRGNATGSQQTGDALGKALASIYSPDHTSSSFPSNPSTPVGSPSPLTGTAGAAASAGNNQWSRGTAGQSPSSPNYENSLHSLSRMEDRLDRLDDAILVLRNHAVGSTTSLPSDIHSLLGQNGPIATLGANFPAAGLVASRTAAMGGSHRDEAGSLINSHGGPPSVGSMSNMSSMSTAELNHQVETFRGLAAGLAGQVAAALELKVENQDRDDMHDGHSSDDLGSGDESDKRDIKTPRGGTRTSSINEDDDNLNPEQKAERERERRMANNARERLRVRDINEAFKELGRMVQLHLKSEKPQTKLLILHQAVAVILSLEQQVRERNLNPKAACLKRREEEKVSGHGISGDQQAHHGVHPGLTDTSNPMGRL